The Lactuca sativa cultivar Salinas chromosome 2, Lsat_Salinas_v11, whole genome shotgun sequence genome includes a window with the following:
- the LOC111916240 gene encoding uncharacterized protein LOC111916240, with product MDAQRALLDELMGSARNLTEEERRGHKEISWDDKEVCGFYMVKFCPHDLLVNTRSDLGPCPKIHDPKLKESFESSLRHYFYVPRFEAELAHFCEKLVMDLDRRVRRGRERLAQEVEVPPPPPIPAEKSEQLSVLEEKIKNLLESVEALGEAGKVDEAEALMRKVDLLNIEKTALTLQPQNEKVLMLAREKKMALCETCGSFFIANDALERTQSHVTGKQHIGYGLVRDFLFEYKEANEKARVEEKEIEVKHRTGSTDRDKNRYSDRSSRDQNRGSRDSGRTSDRRAHNNSYRNGGGGDRRGDRYRDRSRSHSPRHGGRRRSSRSPY from the coding sequence ATGGACGCCCAAAGAGCCTTGCTAGATGAGCTCATGGGTTCAGCTCGCAATTTGACTGAAGAAGAGAGAAGGGGACACAAGGAGATCTCTTGGGATGATAAGGAAGTATGTGGCTTCTACATGGTGAAATTTTGCCCACACGATCTACTCGTGAACACTCGAAGTGATCTAGGTCCATGCCCTAAAATCCATGATCCGAAGTTGAAAGAAAGCTTTGAGAGCTCTCTAAGGCATTACTTTTATGTGCCAAGATTTGAAGCAGAACTTGCTCATTTCTGTGAAAAATTGGTGATGGACTTAGATAGGAGAGTTAGACGTGGACGTGAGAGACTTGCTCAAGAGGTTGaagttcctcctcctcctccaattccAGCTGAGAAATCCGAACAACTATCTGTTTTAGAAGAAAAAATCAAGAACCTTCTAGAATCAGTGGAGGCACTTGGGGAAGCTGGCAAGGTGGATGAAGCTGAAGCACTCATGAGAAAGGTGGATCTGCTTAACATTGAGAAAACAGCATTGACCCTTCAACCACAGAATGAAAAAGTTCTAATGCTTGCTAGAGAAAAGAAAATGGCTCTTTGTGAAACATGTGGTTCCTTTTTTATAGCAAATGATGCTCTTGAAAGAACCCAATCCCATGTCACTGGAAAACAGCATATCGGTTATGGATTGGTCAGAGATTTCCTTTTTGAATACAAAGAGGCAAATGAGAAGGCAAGGGTAGAGGAAAAAGAAATTGAAGTTAAGCACAGAACTGGATCTACTGACAGGGACAAGAACCGTTACAGTGACAGGTCATCACGTGATCAAAACCGAGGATCTCGGGATTCTGGAAGAACATCGGATCGTAGGGCCCACAACAATAGTTACAGAAATGGAGGTGGTGGGGACAGGAGAGGGGATAGATACAGGGATAGAAGCAGGTCTCATTCCCCTAGACATGGTGGAAGAAGAAGGTCATCCAGAAGTCCGTATTAG